The following coding sequences are from one Paenibacillus sp. FSL R5-0912 window:
- a CDS encoding glycoside hydrolase family 64 protein, with protein sequence MRKKWLMSMLAFVLLLSCLPFFGSKAAAADYTQGVELSGTTATIWFKSTVSTSWVDVHYKVNSGTQLNYRTTYNSSKARYEQVVTGVTSGTVLTYFFTYNNGTPAYDTGWFTYTAGTAPTTPPGGSSASIYSITASSIPTPPGGSVSVKVMNGTGGAYPDNQVYWGVIGINPANGKWSYLDLSGNLLPISNALNDASGHLIKNGVNYANIYHTVSQASWVTMPKITSGRMFLSVGTPLYIKTYDDGFAGPDIDNPTDPNRNLYFDFVEFTVDATGYHGNTTRVDAFGFPIQHRLVGLSGGYDKTVGELESETRSGIFTKYQNEVPSAFKSLATDQAPYRIIAPVHGSFKAGGANGNYFAGYSSYSTQDILRNDGSLIDAATSAAINRHVYTSGNWNNVADYYKAAPANYYAKFWHDHSISGLAYGFPYDDVNGQAAYLEVGDPKGLIIRVAW encoded by the coding sequence ATGCGTAAAAAATGGCTAATGTCCATGCTTGCGTTCGTGCTTCTGCTCTCTTGCCTGCCATTCTTTGGTTCCAAAGCTGCCGCCGCTGATTATACCCAGGGAGTAGAATTGTCGGGAACTACAGCGACGATCTGGTTCAAATCTACAGTAAGCACCAGTTGGGTGGATGTACATTACAAGGTCAATTCCGGAACGCAGCTCAATTACCGTACTACCTACAACAGCAGCAAAGCCCGCTATGAGCAGGTGGTCACTGGCGTTACCAGCGGAACGGTTCTCACCTATTTCTTCACGTACAACAATGGAACACCGGCATATGATACCGGCTGGTTTACGTATACCGCCGGAACGGCGCCGACTACCCCGCCTGGGGGTTCCTCTGCTTCGATCTATTCCATTACCGCCTCTTCCATTCCCACCCCGCCGGGAGGTTCCGTGTCGGTGAAGGTCATGAACGGCACGGGCGGAGCTTATCCGGACAATCAGGTATATTGGGGAGTCATCGGCATTAATCCGGCCAACGGTAAATGGAGTTATCTGGATCTGAGCGGCAATCTGCTGCCAATCTCTAATGCGCTGAATGATGCCTCCGGTCATCTGATCAAGAACGGCGTGAATTACGCGAATATCTACCATACCGTAAGTCAGGCTTCCTGGGTAACGATGCCCAAAATCACCTCCGGCCGCATGTTCCTCAGCGTAGGCACGCCGCTGTACATCAAGACTTATGATGACGGCTTTGCCGGACCGGATATTGATAATCCTACCGACCCTAACCGTAATCTCTATTTCGATTTCGTTGAATTCACGGTGGATGCTACAGGCTATCACGGCAACACGACACGCGTAGATGCCTTCGGCTTCCCGATCCAGCACCGGCTGGTAGGCTTGTCGGGTGGCTATGATAAGACCGTAGGCGAGCTGGAATCGGAGACACGGTCCGGAATCTTCACTAAATACCAGAATGAAGTACCGTCCGCCTTCAAATCACTTGCTACGGATCAGGCGCCTTACCGGATTATCGCTCCTGTCCATGGATCGTTTAAAGCCGGCGGGGCCAATGGCAATTATTTCGCAGGTTATTCCAGCTACAGCACCCAGGATATTCTCCGCAACGATGGCTCGCTTATTGATGCTGCCACCAGCGCTGCCATTAACCGCCATGTCTACACCTCCGGCAACTGGAACAATGTCGCGGACTATTACAAAGCGGCTCCAGCCAATTACTATGCGAAGTTCTGGCATGATCACAGCATCAGCGGGCTGGCTTACGGCTTCCCTTATGATGATGTCAACGGCCAGGCGGCCTATCTCGAAGTCGGCGATCCCAAAGGCCTGATTATCCGCGTGGCCTGGTAA
- a CDS encoding GNAT family N-acetyltransferase yields the protein MRVDKVTNEAGLQEAFRIRREVFVEEQGVPLADEFDQYENQAEHILVFHEDEDAPVGTARLRVVDGWAKLERICLLAPYRRSGLGSVIIGTLEAMAVEQGLRQAKLHGQKQAEGFYQKLGYETSSPVFMEDGIPHVIMVKSLQV from the coding sequence ATGCGTGTAGACAAGGTTACGAATGAAGCAGGATTACAAGAGGCCTTCCGGATCAGACGTGAAGTGTTTGTGGAGGAGCAGGGCGTACCGCTGGCCGATGAATTTGATCAATATGAGAACCAGGCAGAGCATATATTGGTGTTTCACGAGGATGAGGACGCTCCAGTAGGAACAGCCAGATTGCGGGTTGTGGACGGATGGGCCAAGCTGGAACGGATTTGTCTGCTGGCCCCGTACCGCCGAAGCGGGCTAGGGTCCGTAATTATCGGCACATTGGAGGCTATGGCAGTAGAGCAAGGACTCCGGCAAGCTAAGCTGCATGGCCAGAAGCAGGCCGAAGGCTTTTATCAGAAGCTGGGCTATGAGACTTCCTCGCCTGTCTTTATGGAAGATGGAATTCCCCACGTCATTATGGTCAAAAGCTTGCAGGTCTAA
- a CDS encoding HAD family hydrolase has translation MKDALHHILFDLDGTLTDPKEGITKCVEYALHKLGIGVEHPDLLIPYIGPPLYDSFVHIQGLTHEAALQGVDFYRERYRTLGMFENNVIPGVPELLENLRNQGFSLYVATSKPTVFAEEILRHYKLDHFFRFTAGSNLDGTRSKKREVIQYVLDQNDIPAAQAVMIGDREHDIIGAKACGVPSIGVLFGYGSEEELSAAGADYIAPTVEETGKIISRISSE, from the coding sequence GTGAAGGACGCGTTGCATCATATTTTATTTGATCTGGACGGCACATTAACCGACCCCAAAGAAGGCATCACCAAATGCGTGGAATATGCACTGCATAAGTTAGGGATCGGGGTGGAGCATCCCGACCTGCTAATCCCGTATATCGGGCCGCCGCTCTACGATTCTTTTGTTCACATCCAGGGTCTGACACATGAAGCTGCCCTGCAGGGCGTGGACTTCTACCGGGAGCGTTACCGGACGCTAGGCATGTTCGAGAACAATGTGATCCCAGGGGTTCCGGAGTTACTGGAGAACCTGCGGAATCAGGGGTTCAGCCTGTATGTGGCGACATCCAAGCCCACGGTCTTTGCTGAGGAAATTCTCCGCCATTACAAGCTGGATCACTTCTTCAGGTTCACCGCTGGCAGCAATCTGGACGGGACACGCTCGAAGAAGCGCGAGGTGATCCAGTATGTGCTGGACCAGAATGATATTCCTGCCGCACAGGCGGTGATGATCGGGGACCGGGAGCATGATATTATCGGGGCGAAGGCCTGCGGTGTGCCCTCCATTGGCGTGTTATTCGGCTACGGTTCGGAGGAGGAATTATCAGCTGCCGGAGCGGATTATATTGCTCCTACGGTTGAAGAAACGGGTAAGATTATTTCACGGATTTCAAGTGAATGA
- a CDS encoding TetR/AcrR family transcriptional regulator: MTANAILQAACSQFAEKGFEGASLAGIAQAVGIKKQSIATYFPKKEDLFMAAFGEMARHYYEFLEQLYKGLRDTPIEMKLREIMYKNYYYKAEHPVLTAFYKMAVQFPPPFFQDLLEEQIAVMEQRSAVLYRAIFEEGMSTGVIRQQRTDSLLSAYYCLLDGIAMQMLFYKQEEFEQRLEDIWGIFWAGIKQA; the protein is encoded by the coding sequence ATGACTGCTAACGCGATACTGCAGGCTGCATGTTCACAATTCGCCGAGAAGGGCTTTGAAGGAGCTTCGTTGGCAGGGATTGCCCAGGCGGTAGGGATTAAGAAGCAATCCATTGCTACCTATTTTCCGAAAAAAGAGGATTTGTTCATGGCCGCCTTCGGCGAAATGGCCCGGCACTACTATGAATTTCTTGAACAACTGTATAAGGGCCTCAGGGATACACCTATAGAGATGAAGCTGCGTGAGATTATGTATAAGAACTACTATTACAAAGCGGAGCACCCGGTATTGACTGCATTCTACAAAATGGCCGTGCAATTTCCGCCGCCGTTCTTCCAAGATTTGCTGGAGGAGCAGATTGCGGTGATGGAGCAACGTTCCGCTGTGCTGTACCGGGCGATTTTTGAGGAGGGCATGAGCACGGGAGTCATACGGCAGCAGCGGACAGACAGCCTGCTCTCGGCCTATTATTGTTTGCTGGACGGGATCGCTATGCAGATGTTATTTTACAAGCAGGAGGAATTTGAACAGCGCCTGGAGGATATCTGGGGGATTTTCTGGGCGGGTATTAAGCAAGCTTAA
- a CDS encoding cell wall-binding repeat-containing protein — MKKRLLTATFILLLGAILAGCSPGADNKEESSAIPAQTAVTTPWIATKNTTRINSSDPVQAAVLVSRTLWTAETKGNRPSSVVLTSVDNWQIAAVSTDLIHHPNNGPVLFFTQDGVPDETLTELKRLKPLGADGNDGIQVVIVGPSSEAVESQLSSLNLKLDKIEGDDPAAVAGAIDAYYAKVSGELPQSVIIGSVDSPEYTLPAVNWIAHMPEPLLYVRSSEIPAATTDALKERGGSAAIYILGPQSVISADVEEQLKQYGTVTRIAGEDPYENAIAFAKFKDTANGFGWGITAPGHNLSLLTTDSTMLAIAAAPFSHLGKHAPLVFMKQDGLPDSLMNYTMELQPKFKDSPAEGPYNHAWLTGDAATISAAAQSEIDDMLEISSASGDNPHSGH, encoded by the coding sequence ATGAAGAAAAGACTACTGACGGCTACCTTTATCCTGCTGCTTGGAGCTATACTGGCGGGTTGCAGCCCGGGCGCGGATAACAAGGAAGAATCAAGCGCTATCCCTGCACAAACAGCGGTAACCACGCCATGGATCGCTACCAAGAATACAACACGGATTAACTCCTCTGACCCTGTTCAGGCGGCTGTACTGGTCTCCCGGACCTTATGGACGGCTGAAACGAAGGGCAACCGGCCATCGTCTGTAGTCCTGACAAGTGTGGATAACTGGCAGATTGCGGCGGTAAGCACGGACCTGATCCACCATCCGAACAACGGTCCGGTGCTCTTTTTCACCCAAGATGGTGTGCCGGATGAGACTCTTACTGAATTGAAGCGGCTGAAGCCGCTTGGTGCGGACGGCAATGACGGCATTCAGGTTGTAATTGTCGGTCCTTCGTCTGAAGCTGTCGAGTCGCAGCTCAGCTCGCTTAATCTGAAGCTGGACAAGATTGAAGGGGATGATCCAGCCGCAGTGGCAGGCGCTATTGATGCTTACTATGCGAAAGTGTCAGGCGAGCTGCCGCAGAGTGTAATTATCGGATCGGTGGATAGTCCTGAATATACCCTCCCGGCTGTGAACTGGATCGCCCATATGCCAGAACCTTTACTATATGTGAGAAGTAGCGAAATCCCGGCTGCAACAACAGACGCGCTCAAGGAACGCGGCGGCAGTGCAGCAATCTACATTCTCGGTCCCCAATCTGTCATTTCAGCTGATGTGGAAGAGCAGCTTAAGCAATACGGAACGGTTACGCGTATAGCGGGAGAGGATCCTTATGAGAATGCCATTGCCTTTGCCAAATTCAAGGATACGGCGAACGGCTTCGGCTGGGGAATCACTGCTCCCGGACATAATCTGTCCTTGTTGACTACGGATTCAACGATGCTTGCGATTGCCGCAGCCCCCTTCTCCCATCTGGGCAAACACGCGCCGCTGGTCTTCATGAAGCAGGACGGATTGCCGGATTCTCTGATGAATTATACGATGGAGCTGCAGCCCAAATTCAAGGATTCACCGGCGGAAGGCCCGTATAATCACGCTTGGCTGACTGGCGATGCAGCAACGATCAGCGCCGCGGCGCAGAGTGAGATCGATGACATGCTGGAAATTTCCTCCGCCTCCGGTGACAATCCGCACTCGGGGCATTAG
- a CDS encoding Gfo/Idh/MocA family protein, with translation MNPIGAAIVGCGAIAPLHARAIASIDDARLLAVVDSDPVQAAQSAQDYGCEALTDYRQLLERSDIGIVHLCTPHYLHAGMAVELLKAGKHVLTEKPMALDVPSARFMQAAADQADGQLGVVFQNRYNDPSVRIKTMIDSGELGALICMKGVVTWTRSSDYYKNSSWRGRWATEGGGVLINQTIHTLDLLQWFGGEISSVKGSVTTDVLNEVIEVEDSAHACISFRNGARGLFYGTNAYVVNSPVELELVFEQGTLLQRRDCLYLLKDGQETLLSEPATGSTKGKSYWGSGHSRLIDDFYAHIRDGRKFWIDAAEGIKTLELIEGIYMSSTSRTGLTAGQYV, from the coding sequence ATGAATCCAATTGGAGCAGCGATTGTCGGCTGCGGTGCGATTGCTCCGCTGCATGCCAGGGCCATTGCTTCTATAGATGATGCGCGGCTGCTGGCCGTGGTGGACAGTGATCCCGTTCAGGCGGCACAATCCGCTCAGGATTATGGATGCGAAGCCTTGACGGATTACAGGCAGCTTCTGGAGCGGTCGGATATCGGTATTGTCCATTTGTGCACGCCCCATTATCTGCATGCCGGGATGGCGGTGGAACTGCTGAAGGCCGGCAAACATGTGTTAACCGAGAAGCCGATGGCGCTGGATGTACCTTCTGCCCGGTTCATGCAGGCAGCCGCGGATCAAGCGGATGGGCAGCTCGGTGTAGTTTTCCAGAACCGTTACAATGACCCTTCGGTCCGGATCAAGACAATGATAGATTCCGGCGAATTGGGAGCCCTCATTTGTATGAAGGGGGTAGTTACCTGGACCCGTAGTAGCGATTATTACAAGAATAGCAGCTGGAGAGGACGCTGGGCTACTGAAGGCGGAGGTGTGCTCATCAACCAGACTATTCATACCCTGGATCTGCTGCAATGGTTCGGAGGAGAAATTTCTTCCGTGAAGGGCAGTGTCACAACCGATGTGCTGAATGAAGTCATTGAAGTGGAGGACAGTGCGCATGCATGCATCAGCTTCAGGAATGGTGCGCGCGGACTCTTTTACGGTACCAATGCTTATGTGGTGAATTCTCCGGTTGAACTGGAGCTGGTCTTTGAGCAGGGAACGCTGCTGCAGCGCCGGGATTGCCTGTATCTGTTAAAGGACGGGCAAGAGACGCTGCTCAGCGAACCGGCAACCGGCAGCACCAAGGGGAAATCGTATTGGGGGAGCGGACATTCACGGTTAATTGATGATTTCTATGCCCATATCCGTGATGGCCGAAAGTTCTGGATTGACGCAGCGGAAGGAATTAAGACGCTTGAACTGATCGAAGGGATCTACATGTCCTCGACGAGCAGAACTGGGTTGACGGCAGGACAGTATGTGTAG
- a CDS encoding response regulator transcription factor: MSKSQILIVDDEWNMRNLLRIYLLNEGFTTKEAATGQEAIRMAGQHAFDLILLDVMMPDMDGWQVCRVIREQSHIPILMLTARSEIKDKVQGLGIGADDYLTKPFEPEELLARIHSLLRRSALTQSLAPQEEVLEYPDLRIYPEAREVRVQGKNVDFTLKEFDLLALLARSGQRVFTRDELVERLWGNDYGGETRVIDTHIKNIREKMQRAGLAYNPVQTVWGLGYKFQVTGSPDET; the protein is encoded by the coding sequence TTGTCCAAATCTCAAATACTTATAGTAGACGATGAATGGAATATGCGGAATTTGCTGCGTATATATCTGCTGAACGAGGGCTTCACCACCAAGGAAGCGGCCACGGGGCAGGAAGCCATCCGCATGGCGGGGCAGCACGCGTTTGATCTGATACTGCTCGATGTGATGATGCCTGACATGGATGGCTGGCAGGTCTGCCGTGTGATCCGGGAGCAGAGCCATATCCCCATCCTGATGCTCACCGCGCGTTCGGAGATTAAGGATAAGGTGCAGGGTCTTGGCATCGGCGCGGATGATTATCTGACTAAGCCGTTTGAGCCGGAGGAGCTGCTGGCCCGGATACATTCGCTGCTCCGCCGCTCTGCACTGACGCAGTCACTGGCACCCCAGGAAGAAGTACTGGAGTACCCCGATTTGCGGATTTACCCGGAGGCACGCGAGGTGCGTGTACAGGGAAAGAATGTTGATTTTACGTTAAAAGAGTTCGATCTCCTGGCCTTGCTTGCGCGCAGCGGACAACGGGTATTCACCCGCGATGAGCTGGTCGAACGGTTATGGGGCAACGATTACGGCGGTGAAACCCGGGTCATCGACACCCACATCAAGAATATCCGCGAAAAGATGCAGAGAGCGGGACTGGCGTATAATCCGGTGCAAACGGTATGGGGCCTCGGTTATAAATTCCAGGTCACGGGTAGTCCGGATGAAACATAA
- the msrA gene encoding peptide-methionine (S)-S-oxide reductase MsrA encodes MEQAMFAGGCFWCMVTPFEELPGIQGIVSGYAGGTVENPTYEQVKTGTTGHYEVVQITFDPALFPYDRLLELFWPQIDPTDDGGQFQDRGTQYRTAVFYYNEEQRLAALASREQVAASGRFELPVVTEILPAPHFYPAEDYHQDYHKKNPKHYKEDREQSGRDTFISQHW; translated from the coding sequence ATGGAACAGGCAATGTTTGCCGGAGGCTGCTTCTGGTGCATGGTTACACCGTTTGAAGAGCTTCCCGGAATTCAAGGAATTGTATCAGGGTACGCCGGAGGCACGGTGGAGAACCCTACATATGAGCAGGTCAAGACTGGGACAACGGGTCACTATGAGGTAGTACAGATTACGTTTGATCCGGCACTTTTCCCCTACGATAGACTGCTGGAGCTGTTCTGGCCGCAGATTGATCCGACGGATGACGGCGGACAGTTTCAGGATCGCGGCACGCAGTACCGGACAGCGGTATTCTACTATAATGAAGAGCAGCGGCTGGCGGCTTTGGCTTCCCGGGAGCAAGTGGCGGCCAGCGGCAGATTTGAGCTTCCTGTGGTGACGGAGATTCTGCCTGCACCCCATTTCTATCCGGCTGAGGACTATCATCAGGACTATCACAAGAAGAATCCGAAGCATTATAAAGAGGACCGTGAGCAATCCGGACGGGATACCTTTATTTCGCAGCACTGGTAA
- a CDS encoding sensor histidine kinase — translation MKHNIIGSKLGLVIMSVFLIVLLSLGMVIDRMFTSFYYNEMQTETEELASHFTVMAQSKESTTSQMMTTFAEFSNVSIFNILPDGHTNLHSGVHDSSDRAFIRTGDLTDIFNGKTVSFLYKDPEGHRYFVTGQPISGSEGVSSALYVMSSTTNMEESLASVRNILLLAGIGAFLLALGITWIIAVVLSRPLLQMQRATRKIAAGELETRLTIRGKDEIGFLAGAINDLAVDLQRYRDTRQEFLANISHELRTPITYLQGYAKVLKSGLYETEEEKGLYLDIIDQEAHRLQHLVDDLFELAKMEEGRIPLNLEQVDLRQIVDQAVRRVELPAKEKGLLLTASYDGGQDVRVLGDGKRMEQIVMNLLENAVRYTEKGQIKVNLRFTPDSAIFVVEDTGIGIPEAELPFIFDRFYRVEKSRSRQYGGSGLGLSIVNKLVELLGGTIVFTSKVGVGTRCEVTFKR, via the coding sequence ATGAAACATAATATCATCGGCTCCAAGCTTGGGCTGGTCATCATGTCCGTATTCCTGATCGTGCTGCTGTCGCTGGGCATGGTGATCGACAGGATGTTCACCAGCTTCTATTACAACGAAATGCAGACGGAAACGGAGGAGCTCGCCTCCCATTTCACGGTCATGGCCCAGTCCAAGGAATCCACGACCAGCCAGATGATGACGACGTTTGCTGAATTCTCTAATGTCAGTATATTTAACATACTTCCCGACGGCCATACGAATCTCCATTCAGGCGTTCACGATTCTTCGGACAGGGCGTTTATCCGAACCGGGGATCTAACTGATATTTTCAACGGCAAAACGGTCAGCTTCCTGTACAAAGATCCAGAGGGGCACCGTTATTTCGTTACTGGTCAGCCTATCTCGGGCAGTGAAGGTGTCAGTTCGGCGCTATATGTGATGTCCTCCACCACGAATATGGAAGAATCGCTGGCCTCAGTACGTAATATACTGCTGCTTGCCGGGATCGGCGCATTCCTTCTGGCGCTCGGCATCACCTGGATTATTGCCGTGGTCCTGTCCCGTCCGCTTCTGCAGATGCAGAGAGCCACCCGCAAGATCGCCGCCGGTGAACTGGAGACACGCCTTACCATCCGCGGTAAGGATGAGATTGGTTTCCTCGCAGGAGCCATTAACGATCTGGCCGTTGATCTGCAGCGTTACAGGGATACCCGACAGGAATTCCTCGCTAACATTTCACATGAACTGCGGACACCGATTACTTACCTGCAGGGATATGCCAAGGTATTGAAGAGCGGGTTGTATGAGACGGAGGAAGAGAAGGGACTGTATCTCGACATCATCGATCAGGAAGCGCACCGGCTGCAGCACCTGGTCGACGACTTGTTCGAGCTGGCCAAGATGGAAGAGGGCAGAATTCCACTGAACCTGGAACAGGTCGATCTCAGACAGATCGTGGATCAGGCGGTCCGCAGGGTGGAATTACCGGCGAAGGAGAAAGGTCTGCTGCTGACAGCGTCGTACGATGGCGGGCAGGACGTGAGGGTATTAGGCGATGGCAAACGGATGGAGCAAATTGTGATGAATCTGCTGGAGAATGCTGTCCGCTATACCGAAAAGGGACAGATCAAGGTGAATCTAAGATTCACTCCGGACTCAGCAATATTTGTTGTAGAGGATACGGGAATCGGAATTCCGGAGGCGGAGCTTCCCTTTATTTTTGACCGTTTTTACCGGGTAGAGAAATCCCGCTCGCGGCAATACGGAGGCTCCGGCCTCGGGCTTTCAATTGTGAACAAGCTGGTCGAGCTGCTCGGCGGTACGATTGTATTTACAAGTAAGGTCGGCGTAGGAACACGCTGTGAGGTTACTTTTAAGAGATAA
- a CDS encoding DUF6803 family protein, translated as MNMTHYMSLLADNQPWNLILFMAIPVIFAETITVTEFIILFTKKLNGPLRAFNRVCSILAGLYFTGVFLYLFPTAFIPLTANGEWHTWVDVVAVSFYLSGVIFLLPLALLDLGLIARKRSEESKLKLHFLLISGFLVVAHIAMIFGMVNPEIMGGMAGMSH; from the coding sequence ATGAACATGACGCATTATATGTCCCTGCTGGCGGACAATCAGCCATGGAATCTGATTCTTTTTATGGCGATTCCCGTGATTTTTGCCGAGACGATTACGGTTACGGAGTTTATTATTCTGTTCACCAAGAAGCTGAACGGGCCGCTCCGAGCGTTCAACCGGGTATGTAGTATTCTTGCCGGACTCTATTTCACCGGAGTTTTCCTGTACTTGTTCCCTACCGCCTTCATTCCGCTCACCGCAAATGGTGAATGGCACACCTGGGTGGATGTGGTTGCGGTAAGCTTTTATCTGAGCGGAGTCATCTTCCTGCTGCCTCTGGCCCTGCTGGATCTCGGTCTCATCGCCCGCAAACGCAGTGAAGAGAGCAAGCTTAAGCTGCATTTCCTGCTGATCAGCGGCTTCCTCGTTGTTGCCCACATCGCTATGATCTTCGGGATGGTGAATCCGGAAATTATGGGCGGAATGGCTGGCATGAGCCACTAA
- a CDS encoding DUF1796 family putative cysteine peptidase — translation MKLQDVKKDYGLIVSLGSSCAPAINLKRYGLRKFSMPLDWMISYSLADVNRLLKNEFKNFMDFRNLHPLDETHFLLDDGDPVYLDHSRNNLSPSYFIRDSLYNIISAHDFPIIPGQGWSASYPAYRLKLEYRVGRFWNSLLSSDNSFFIRWFASAEQVLELHRILSKLLDNKKFTILILNPIPGLTLTREAEWGIGNVCVLEVPGDMNDYANWDYILQGISLNHS, via the coding sequence ATGAAACTACAAGACGTCAAAAAGGACTATGGACTGATCGTCAGCTTAGGTTCATCTTGTGCGCCAGCAATTAACCTGAAGAGATACGGTCTACGTAAATTCTCAATGCCTCTAGACTGGATGATTTCGTATTCACTGGCAGACGTCAACCGGCTTCTAAAGAATGAGTTCAAGAACTTTATGGATTTCAGAAATCTGCATCCGTTGGATGAGACTCATTTTTTGCTGGATGATGGAGATCCCGTATATTTGGATCATTCCAGGAACAATCTGTCACCATCCTATTTCATACGGGACTCTCTGTATAACATCATCTCTGCCCACGATTTCCCGATTATTCCAGGTCAGGGCTGGAGCGCTTCCTATCCCGCCTACAGACTGAAGCTGGAATACCGGGTCGGCCGGTTCTGGAACAGTCTGCTCAGCAGCGACAATAGTTTTTTTATCAGATGGTTTGCAAGCGCTGAACAGGTACTGGAGCTGCATAGGATATTATCAAAACTTTTAGACAACAAGAAATTCACAATACTCATCCTAAATCCCATACCCGGCCTTACCCTAACAAGAGAAGCGGAATGGGGTATCGGCAATGTCTGCGTTCTGGAAGTGCCTGGCGATATGAATGATTATGCGAATTGGGATTACATCCTGCAAGGGATAAGTCTAAATCATTCTTAG